The window GCGTGGGTGACGTTGGCCCTATCATCACTCGGGTCGGCTCACCCCATTTGCCGTGAGTCGACACCCCTCAGCCCGAGGAGGCCCCCGTGCCTGTGAGCGCATTGGACCAGCACCTCAAGGGGATCTGCCGCCCGTCGGCACACCCCGAGCCAGCCCTGCCCGGCCCATCGGGCCGGGCCACGACGGCGACGCGCCGACCGGCGTGGTCGGCCGGCGGGACGGAGGCGGCGCGGTGACCACCTTCGGATACGCGGAACGGCCGGCCGGCCTGACCAACCCGGTGATCCGCGGCCAGCTCAACGAACGGCCCGCCGCCCGGGGTCCGCTGGACGACACGGGCAGCCTCGCCGTCCGGGGGGAGGGCACGTCGAGCCGGACGCGCAGCCGGCCACACCAGAACGAACCGCCGCCCCGCTCCGCGACACCGGGCGGCAACGCCAAGTCGGCCGGCGGCCGGGTCGCCGTCCCCGCCCGGCCCACCATGCCGGCGCAGGGCCGCCGCACCACGGAACCGGCCAAGGCGCCCGACGATTCGGGCGCGGAGACGGCGGTGCTCCCGGCGGTGCCGGCCGCCGCCGCGCCGGTCAACACCTCGACGGGCTTCCCCAGCCGGCCCGACCCGTCCGACCCCGCGACCGAGGTCTGGGGGCTGGTCGAGCGGGCCCAGGCCGGCGAGTCCGAGGCGTTCGGGCTGATCTACGACCGGTACGTCGACACGGTGTTCCGGTTCGTCTACTTCCGGGTGGGCAACCGGCAACTCGCCGAGGACCTCACCTCCGACACCTTCCTGCGCGCCCTCAAGCGGATCGGCAGCTTCACCTGGCA is drawn from Micromonospora sp. NBC_01740 and contains these coding sequences:
- a CDS encoding ECF subfamily RNA polymerase sigma factor, BldN family, translated to MTTFGYAERPAGLTNPVIRGQLNERPAARGPLDDTGSLAVRGEGTSSRTRSRPHQNEPPPRSATPGGNAKSAGGRVAVPARPTMPAQGRRTTEPAKAPDDSGAETAVLPAVPAAAAPVNTSTGFPSRPDPSDPATEVWGLVERAQAGESEAFGLIYDRYVDTVFRFVYFRVGNRQLAEDLTSDTFLRALKRIGSFTWQGRDLGAWLVTIARNLVADHFKSGRYRLEVTTGDVLDADREDRGPEGSPEAAVVEHITNVALLSAVKQLNPEQQECIVLRFLQGFSVAETARTMGKNEGAIKALQYRAVRALARLLPDGFQP